One genomic window of Malaciobacter molluscorum LMG 25693 includes the following:
- a CDS encoding tetratricopeptide repeat protein, protein MRVIILLCFFTIFSFAKKDFYYSFINSANEQISQEQKQAIADGFDIINNARKLAREGKIDEAYTQIEAFKNKNKIKLLESDIYILYAELSLKKKSRRFITSATQELEAAINSSKIREDQLAKAYMLLVDLKLRLNKTTEAKYFADIIINNFNDSVTKAYGKIHLAKVYKYQFKYDRAERILYEVLTKTTNMLVATIVADELFDVYISDNKYDRAYELIKKVLDKNINYYATDSYIALEQVDKLVKAKMPEFGVKILTELIKRTKDKNAVESFIFKLANTYMLMYEGTPKYLLKAKKLYEELLAKYPEGKYVDKAKMYIDEIFMREGKIKPSIISNKYITSESMQQKVLLQELLNEKKNKDYETILKKKRVYKKISNSIVRRFGYDSMNDIFDVVSIEMIKEYLQKGQCSLLHETLKTSRRETLQKLIEDEDTKDKFFKCMIEEPYERAYLLAKDAFNRSRDAQLYLYLEQMAYKLNKLEDANTFSAKVEMVNNEEVLKKEFLYRFLILNAINEPAAMKRFYKYAQENKDYITANENNPIIIDFYYQYYLYLLAQNEITEAKDILNKLYKKQIDFKARVYSPFVEQELAKYAKEDDETQKALDYLLEGLSLNRKIKPSDLARSYYDIIKSYEKLGNKQKQNEYIKKCKEITGATDSLYKKMCDGM, encoded by the coding sequence TTGAGAGTTATTATTTTATTATGTTTTTTTACTATTTTTTCCTTTGCAAAAAAAGATTTTTATTATAGTTTTATTAATTCTGCAAATGAGCAAATTTCTCAAGAACAAAAACAAGCAATTGCTGATGGATTTGATATTATAAATAATGCAAGAAAATTAGCAAGAGAAGGTAAAATAGATGAAGCTTATACTCAAATTGAAGCTTTTAAAAATAAAAATAAAATAAAACTATTAGAATCAGATATTTATATTTTATATGCAGAATTATCATTGAAAAAGAAATCAAGAAGATTTATAACTTCTGCAACACAAGAACTTGAAGCAGCAATTAATAGTTCAAAAATTAGAGAAGACCAACTAGCAAAAGCATATATGCTTTTAGTAGATTTAAAATTAAGATTAAATAAAACAACAGAAGCAAAATATTTTGCTGATATTATTATTAATAATTTTAATGATAGTGTAACAAAAGCGTATGGAAAAATCCATTTAGCAAAAGTTTATAAATATCAATTTAAATATGATAGAGCAGAAAGAATTTTATATGAAGTTCTTACTAAAACTACAAATATGCTTGTAGCAACTATAGTTGCAGATGAATTATTTGATGTTTATATTTCTGATAATAAATATGACAGAGCATATGAGTTAATAAAAAAAGTTTTAGATAAAAATATTAATTATTATGCTACTGATTCATATATTGCATTAGAACAAGTTGATAAATTAGTAAAAGCAAAAATGCCAGAATTTGGTGTAAAAATATTAACAGAATTAATAAAAAGAACAAAAGATAAAAATGCAGTTGAGAGTTTCATTTTTAAATTAGCTAATACTTATATGCTTATGTATGAAGGAACTCCAAAATATTTATTAAAAGCAAAAAAATTATATGAAGAATTACTTGCAAAATATCCAGAAGGCAAATATGTAGATAAAGCAAAAATGTATATTGATGAGATATTTATGAGAGAAGGTAAAATAAAACCTAGTATTATCTCAAATAAATATATTACATCTGAATCAATGCAGCAAAAAGTTTTATTACAAGAACTTTTAAATGAAAAGAAAAATAAAGATTATGAAACTATATTAAAAAAGAAACGTGTATATAAAAAAATATCAAATAGTATAGTTAGACGATTTGGATATGATAGTATGAATGATATTTTTGATGTTGTAAGTATTGAGATGATTAAAGAATATTTACAAAAAGGTCAATGTTCTTTATTGCATGAGACATTAAAAACTTCAAGAAGAGAGACTTTACAAAAATTAATCGAAGATGAAGATACAAAAGATAAATTCTTTAAATGTATGATAGAAGAACCTTATGAAAGAGCATATCTTTTAGCAAAAGATGCATTTAATAGAAGTAGAGATGCTCAACTTTATTTATATTTAGAGCAAATGGCTTATAAACTTAATAAATTAGAGGATGCAAATACTTTTTCAGCAAAAGTTGAAATGGTAAACAATGAAGAGGTTCTAAAAAAAGAGTTTTTATATAGATTTTTAATTTTAAATGCAATTAATGAACCTGCTGCAATGAAAAGATTTTATAAATATGCACAGGAGAATAAAGATTATATAACTGCAAATGAAAATAATCCTATTATTATAGATTTTTATTATCAATATTATTTATATTTGTTAGCTCAAAATGAGATAACAGAAGCTAAAGATATATTAAATAAATTGTATAAAAAACAAATAGACTTTAAAGCAAGAGTTTATTCTCCTTTTGTAGAACAAGAACTTGCAAAATATGCAAAAGAAGATGATGAAACTCAAAAAGCCCTTGATTATTTGCTTGAAGGTTTAAGTTTAAATAGAAAAATAAAACCTTCAGACCTTGCAAGGTCATATTATGACATAATTAAATCTTATGAGAAATTAGGAAATAAACAAAAACAAAATGAATATATTAAAAAATGTAAAGAGATTACAGGAGCAACTGATAGTTTATATAAAAAAATGTGTGATGGAATGTAA
- the flhB gene encoding flagellar biosynthesis protein FlhB — translation MADDDDKTEEPTPKKIEDAKKEGNVNKSMEVTGAAILFFGSIYLLFFSGYFWLEIKKMMLYIYSFIGQELNSTVYYTISYTVVMTVILALAPLFALVVLLTFVTNWTQFGFVATPLKFDLQKLDPIKGFGNIFGLKKAVESLKLTIKLIIIMSVMVIVMLLTGEDFLRMMNMGLQTALSNMVNLIIYYLGAILLIIIIFAIIDFYFTRFYYMKSLRMSKQDIKDEFKNMDGDPQVKARIRKIQMQMSMKRMMSDVPDADVVITNPTHYAVALKYDNQVDQAPKVIAKGIDFIALRIKDIAKDNDIPIIENPALARSLHDQIEISQEIPGEFYKAIAEIFSYVFELKKNKR, via the coding sequence ATGGCAGATGATGATGACAAAACAGAAGAACCCACGCCCAAGAAAATAGAAGATGCAAAAAAGGAAGGTAATGTCAATAAATCAATGGAAGTTACTGGAGCTGCAATTTTATTTTTTGGTAGTATTTATTTACTTTTTTTCTCTGGATATTTTTGGTTAGAGATAAAAAAAATGATGTTATATATCTATAGTTTTATAGGTCAAGAACTAAATTCAACTGTATATTATACAATATCATATACTGTAGTAATGACTGTTATTTTAGCATTAGCTCCACTTTTTGCACTTGTTGTGCTCTTAACATTTGTAACAAATTGGACTCAATTTGGTTTTGTTGCTACACCTTTAAAATTTGATTTGCAAAAATTAGACCCAATAAAAGGTTTTGGAAATATTTTTGGATTAAAAAAAGCAGTTGAATCTTTAAAACTCACAATAAAACTTATAATTATTATGTCAGTTATGGTTATTGTGATGCTTTTAACTGGTGAAGACTTTTTACGAATGATGAATATGGGTTTACAAACAGCATTAAGTAATATGGTAAATTTAATTATTTATTATTTAGGAGCAATACTTTTAATTATAATAATTTTTGCTATAATTGATTTTTATTTTACTAGATTTTATTATATGAAGTCTTTAAGAATGAGTAAACAAGATATTAAAGATGAATTTAAAAATATGGATGGAGATCCACAAGTAAAAGCAAGAATTCGTAAAATTCAAATGCAAATGTCAATGAAGCGTATGATGTCTGATGTTCCTGATGCAGATGTTGTTATTACAAATCCCACACATTATGCAGTTGCTTTAAAATATGATAATCAAGTTGATCAAGCTCCAAAAGTAATTGCAAAAGGTATTGATTTTATTGCATTAAGAATAAAAGACATTGCAAAAGATAATGATATTCCAATTATTGAAAACCCTGCATTGGCAAGGTCTTTGCATGACCAAATAGAAATTTCTCAAGAAATCCCAGGAGAATTTTATAAAGCTATTGCAGAGATATTTTCTTATGTATTTGAATTAAAAAAGAATAAAAGGTAA
- a CDS encoding flagellar biosynthetic protein FliR — protein MEAFLSLLDQDVVLKFSLLFARILAFVAFMPVFGHSSINPTVRVAFAFFITTFLFPIVDVQNKITQDMFALSLITEITLGLVASFFIQLIFSAVRIMGELVEYSTALSMANMFDPSTGKQEGVVNRLLYLIALVLFFETGMYEMTFTILVKSFSMIHLGQFNIFSYDGIQIVIDEINRLFAFAFSFALPLFFISFILDVYYGYGTRSMPAFSPFVITFQLKFAIIFLFLMFGMQIFAESFTNFFIDKFQ, from the coding sequence ATGGAAGCTTTTTTATCCTTATTAGATCAAGATGTTGTTTTAAAGTTTTCTCTTCTTTTTGCAAGAATATTAGCATTTGTTGCTTTTATGCCAGTTTTTGGCCATTCTTCGATAAATCCAACTGTGAGAGTTGCATTTGCTTTTTTTATAACAACTTTTTTATTCCCTATTGTTGATGTTCAAAATAAAATTACACAAGATATGTTTGCATTATCTTTAATTACTGAAATAACTTTGGGATTGGTTGCATCATTTTTTATACAGCTTATATTTTCTGCAGTTAGAATTATGGGTGAACTTGTAGAGTATTCTACTGCATTATCTATGGCAAATATGTTTGACCCTTCTACTGGTAAACAAGAGGGGGTTGTAAATAGATTATTGTATTTAATTGCACTTGTGTTATTTTTTGAAACAGGAATGTATGAAATGACATTTACTATTTTAGTAAAAAGTTTTTCTATGATTCATTTGGGACAATTTAATATTTTTTCATATGATGGAATACAAATTGTAATTGATGAGATAAATAGATTATTTGCTTTTGCCTTTTCCTTTGCACTTCCTTTATTTTTTATATCATTTATTCTTGATGTATATTATGGATATGGAACTAGGTCAATGCCTGCATTCTCACCATTTGTTATTACTTTTCAATTGAAGTTTGCAATTATATTTTTGTTTTTAATGTTTGGTATGCAAATTTTTGCAGAATCTTTTACTAATTTTTTTATTGATAAATTTCAATAG
- a CDS encoding flagellar hook-length control protein FliK — MAQIDLLSTSKTKSDVNSSSNDNSSSKKEGSSLFDSLLKESSEKVSISKNEDKNSDNKSTESQKDTNVNATKNIDTKTPETSKINQKVNNSSSSLETETSQIDNSKNNGNSLSMLDRLVLEAKKNINTQKTINVEDQSNLNGNTKNVDAIDKLTSSESSVETDDLNIENKDKNATTSKEANAENKSSNITSEDINSDNKKDLTDIEKKNIDLITKDENKTKIENNKDTIDIKSNDDPKLQTNKTELNDIKNSEGFLNNNSNDSLDANIKNKSEQVKSELSNQNQTLNNSSIIQNTNNSENIKELSNQNNSNNVKSSNISAENVNINESLTKNIKENESIKSSLKTDEKVIVGNKSLNNSKIILNEDISTDETVIKEKNLDNKKDIEVKVNKEISNKNENVSNKSISIPEDNKNETSTKEQTTNTVKSNTLDSKESNLSKTHQETIKLNNQNNLNDEQNNLKDNKINNNSNISNDNTNMKNEKVATELSKLNTNTKDETVNLSSNISSDSKISTKEENSDSSKINSNNKVSVEKTLENKIVEDNKIKNEKIVLVQQIQVQDKTTQKNDLLTNIYLSSQKSSIENQSLVAKYEGVKIVKEGNNVSDIKKGAKKLDLNLTDAKVEVLEKAAVKEITKDDFIEKMTLNKDLMNDLTKSKLTTQAIQNAQTQQTTTASTQQSQTDIPAVTVNVPTTLAMSIQSRIIGAQQQMSSMMSDIARKMYENYKPPVTAFRINLVPAQLGHIAIMMRKGDRDSNNSLNISLNISNSSTLDAFTNNESGLRNALLKTFDSDSEFNLDFNSDDSNNSGGGYNQEQDQGSQRGTPSNEILNSIVNMNKNKSQEEEISNYM; from the coding sequence ATGGCACAAATTGATTTATTATCAACATCAAAAACAAAATCTGATGTAAATTCATCTTCTAACGATAATAGTTCTTCTAAAAAAGAAGGTAGTTCACTTTTTGATTCTTTATTGAAAGAGAGTAGTGAAAAAGTGTCTATTTCTAAAAATGAAGATAAAAATAGTGATAATAAATCAACTGAAAGTCAAAAAGACACTAATGTAAATGCTACAAAAAATATTGATACAAAAACACCTGAAACATCAAAAATAAATCAAAAAGTTAATAATAGTAGTTCTTCTTTGGAAACTGAAACGTCACAAATAGATAATTCTAAAAATAATGGAAATTCTTTATCTATGTTAGATAGGTTAGTTTTGGAAGCTAAAAAAAATATCAATACACAAAAAACTATAAATGTAGAAGATCAATCTAATTTAAATGGTAATACAAAAAATGTAGATGCAATTGATAAATTAACTTCTTCTGAGTCTTCTGTTGAAACTGATGATTTAAATATAGAAAATAAAGATAAAAATGCCACTACTTCAAAAGAAGCTAATGCTGAAAATAAAAGTTCAAATATAACTTCTGAAGATATAAACAGTGATAATAAAAAAGATTTAACTGATATAGAAAAAAAGAATATTGACTTAATAACAAAAGATGAAAATAAAACAAAAATAGAAAATAATAAAGATACTATAGATATAAAATCAAATGATGATCCTAAATTGCAAACTAATAAAACAGAGTTAAATGATATAAAAAATAGTGAAGGGTTTCTAAATAATAATTCAAATGACTCTTTAGATGCTAATATTAAAAATAAATCAGAACAAGTAAAAAGTGAATTATCTAATCAAAATCAAACATTAAATAATTCATCGATTATACAAAATACAAATAATAGTGAAAATATAAAAGAATTAAGTAATCAAAATAATTCTAATAATGTTAAATCTTCAAATATTTCTGCTGAAAATGTTAATATAAATGAAAGTTTAACAAAAAATATTAAAGAAAATGAAAGTATAAAATCTTCTTTGAAAACAGATGAAAAAGTTATAGTTGGTAATAAATCTTTAAATAATAGTAAGATTATATTAAATGAAGATATTTCAACAGATGAAACAGTTATTAAAGAAAAAAACTTAGATAATAAAAAAGATATTGAAGTTAAAGTAAATAAAGAAATAAGTAATAAAAATGAAAATGTATCAAATAAAAGTATATCAATACCAGAAGATAATAAAAATGAAACTTCAACAAAAGAACAAACAACTAATACTGTAAAATCTAATACTTTAGACTCTAAAGAGTCTAATCTTTCAAAAACTCATCAAGAAACAATAAAGTTAAATAATCAAAATAATTTAAATGATGAACAAAATAATTTAAAAGATAATAAAATTAATAATAATTCTAATATTTCAAATGATAATACAAATATGAAAAATGAAAAAGTTGCTACTGAATTATCAAAATTGAATACAAATACAAAAGATGAAACAGTTAATTTATCTTCTAATATTTCTTCTGATAGTAAAATATCAACAAAAGAAGAAAATTCTGATTCTTCTAAAATAAATTCTAATAATAAAGTATCTGTTGAAAAAACTTTAGAAAATAAAATAGTTGAAGATAATAAAATAAAAAATGAAAAAATTGTATTAGTTCAACAAATACAAGTTCAGGATAAAACAACTCAAAAAAATGATTTATTAACAAATATATATTTGAGCTCTCAAAAAAGTAGTATAGAAAATCAATCTTTGGTTGCAAAATATGAAGGTGTAAAAATAGTAAAAGAAGGAAATAATGTATCTGATATTAAAAAAGGTGCAAAAAAACTTGATTTAAATTTAACTGATGCTAAAGTTGAAGTGTTAGAAAAAGCTGCAGTAAAAGAGATTACTAAAGATGATTTTATTGAAAAAATGACATTAAATAAAGATTTGATGAATGATTTGACTAAGAGTAAATTAACTACTCAAGCTATTCAAAATGCTCAAACTCAACAAACAACAACAGCATCTACACAGCAATCACAAACAGATATTCCAGCTGTTACTGTTAATGTTCCTACAACTCTTGCCATGAGTATTCAAAGCAGAATTATAGGTGCTCAACAACAAATGTCTTCTATGATGTCAGATATTGCAAGAAAAATGTATGAAAATTATAAACCTCCTGTTACTGCTTTTAGAATAAACTTAGTACCTGCACAATTAGGTCATATTGCAATTATGATGAGAAAAGGTGATAGAGATTCTAATAATAGTTTAAATATTAGTTTAAATATATCTAATTCTTCTACTCTTGATGCTTTTACAAATAATGAATCAGGATTACGAAATGCACTATTAAAAACATTTGATTCTGATAGTGAATTTAATTTAGATTTTAATTCTGATGATAGTAACAATAGTGGTGGAGGATATAATCAAGAGCAAGACCAAGGTTCTCAAAGAGGTACACCTTCAAATGAGATTTTAAATTCTATTGTAAATATGAATAAAAATAAATCTCAAGAAGAAGAAATCTCAAATTACATGTAA
- the flgC gene encoding flagellar basal body rod protein FlgC, with amino-acid sequence MGFFDGYDVATSGMSAQRTRINIVSANIANAQTTHTADGGPYKKQDVVFEEVLMHKSKEANNDDFIEESQKDINDAKLRGVGVKSIVQNDAEPIMRYEPAHPDANKDGYVAYPNINPVIEMVNLIEAQRSYEANIASFNTNKSIDTKTLDILKG; translated from the coding sequence ATGGGATTTTTTGATGGTTATGATGTTGCAACTTCAGGAATGAGTGCACAAAGAACAAGAATAAATATCGTAAGTGCTAATATTGCTAATGCACAAACTACACATACTGCTGATGGTGGTCCATATAAAAAACAAGATGTAGTATTTGAAGAAGTTTTGATGCATAAATCAAAAGAAGCAAACAATGATGATTTTATTGAAGAATCACAAAAAGATATAAATGATGCAAAATTAAGAGGTGTAGGTGTTAAGTCTATTGTTCAAAATGATGCAGAACCAATAATGAGATATGAACCAGCACATCCAGATGCAAATAAAGATGGATATGTTGCTTATCCAAATATTAATCCTGTAATTGAGATGGTAAATTTAATAGAAGCACAAAGATCTTATGAAGCAAATATTGCTTCTTTTAATACAAATAAAAGTATTGATACAAAAACATTGGATATATTAAAAGGCTAA
- the fliE gene encoding flagellar hook-basal body complex protein FliE yields the protein MNISSINDTISALGVSNNNIKKDQNNEHGSFSDLLKGAVEDVNNRQIDGYNAMNDIATGKVTNLQEAAQRIEEADLSLRLGLEVKNKAIAAFKEITRMQA from the coding sequence ATGAATATTTCTTCTATTAATGATACAATAAGTGCTTTAGGTGTTTCAAATAATAACATTAAAAAAGATCAAAATAATGAACATGGTTCTTTTTCTGACTTACTAAAAGGTGCAGTTGAAGATGTTAATAATAGACAAATTGATGGATATAATGCAATGAATGATATTGCAACAGGTAAAGTTACAAATTTACAAGAGGCTGCACAAAGAATTGAAGAAGCTGATTTATCTTTAAGATTAGGTCTTGAAGTTAAAAATAAAGCAATAGCAGCATTTAAAGAAATTACAAGAATGCAAGCTTAA
- a CDS encoding AAA family ATPase — MFNSISNQASKLISLTKRNSQKSKTKLITITSGKGGVGKSTFAGNIAYLLSSRGFKVAVIDADIGLANMQVLFDIKPKYTLFDYIDGKGTVEDVLLQTAYKDVFLVAGKSGYRYSNYSNSFVFARIVQDIISLNKFDIVLVDTGAGLNDYVKEFLSISNNILAVTTTDPSALTDLYALMKMLSKDKEQLMLCFNHTKNYQIGDTISNSLINLAKKNRLNKNFMVKYIGNVSTSANISTTGRLRKLFSFEFRDDDSTRQLQLIIDALLRNIK; from the coding sequence GTGTTTAATTCTATATCAAATCAAGCAAGTAAGCTAATTAGCTTAACAAAAAGAAACTCTCAAAAATCAAAAACAAAATTAATAACAATTACTTCAGGCAAAGGTGGAGTAGGTAAATCTACTTTTGCAGGGAATATTGCTTACTTATTATCTTCTAGAGGATTTAAAGTTGCAGTTATTGATGCAGATATTGGATTAGCCAATATGCAGGTACTTTTTGATATTAAACCTAAATATACATTATTTGATTATATTGATGGAAAAGGTACAGTTGAAGATGTATTACTTCAAACAGCATACAAAGATGTATTTTTAGTTGCAGGAAAGAGTGGTTATCGATATTCAAATTATTCTAATTCTTTTGTATTTGCAAGGATTGTTCAAGATATTATTAGTTTAAATAAATTTGATATTGTTTTAGTTGATACAGGTGCAGGATTAAATGATTATGTAAAAGAATTTTTATCAATTTCAAATAATATTTTAGCAGTAACAACCACTGACCCAAGTGCGCTTACTGACCTTTATGCATTAATGAAAATGTTATCCAAAGATAAAGAACAGCTTATGTTATGTTTTAATCACACAAAAAATTACCAAATAGGCGATACAATTTCAAATTCTTTAATAAATTTAGCAAAAAAAAATAGATTAAATAAAAATTTTATGGTAAAATATATAGGTAATGTATCGACATCTGCAAATATTTCAACAACTGGCCGGTTAAGAAAATTATTTAGTTTTGAGTTTCGAGATGATGACTCAACTAGACAACTGCAATTAATAATAGATGCATTACTGAGAAATATTAAATAA